A window from Opitutia bacterium ISCC 52 encodes these proteins:
- a CDS encoding carbamoyltransferase, which produces MSRILGISAFYHDSAAALVVDGDIIAAAQEERFTRIKHDHEFPTHAVKYCLEEAGIEPEDLDYVVFYDKPLQKFDRLLETYVAYAPSGFRSFLMAMPLWLKTKLHLPREIKKALDKRYKKRIAFTGHHESHAASAFFPSPYEESALLTLDGVGEWDTVTIGHGKGNEIELIKSLHFPHSLGLLYSAFTYFCGFRVNSGEYKLMGLAPYGEPKYADKILEHLIDLKEDGSLAMNMKYFNYCQGLTMTSPEMDALFDGPPRTSETEISQREMDLAASIQKVTEEAVFRMAKTAKKLTGSKNLCLAGGVALNCVANGKLLRSGIFENVFITPASGDAGGALGAALFVHHQLLKNERKVVEGKDSIKGSFLGPVHKNEDIKAFLDKRDIPYNYFEKEEELLEATANEMVDLNVIGWFSGRMEFGPRALGGRSIIGDPRSEAMQSQMNLRIKFRESFRPFAPCVLAEEVSDYFDLDRESPYMLIVADVKKEHWNELTEEQREQMKHPDLRKRVNVPRSTLPAITHVDMSARIQTVDEERHGRYYRLMKEFKRQTGCGVIVNTSFNIRGEPIVNTPADAYRCFMASDMDVLVLENCLLRKKEQPLIDEATKKKYIESFDLD; this is translated from the coding sequence ATGAGCCGAATCCTCGGAATTTCAGCGTTTTACCATGACAGTGCAGCGGCATTAGTTGTAGACGGTGACATTATCGCTGCGGCCCAGGAAGAACGTTTTACCCGTATCAAACACGATCACGAGTTTCCCACCCATGCGGTCAAATACTGCCTGGAAGAAGCCGGAATCGAGCCCGAGGACCTCGATTACGTCGTATTCTACGATAAACCTTTGCAAAAGTTTGATCGCCTGCTTGAAACCTACGTTGCCTACGCTCCATCAGGTTTTCGCTCATTTCTCATGGCCATGCCCTTGTGGCTAAAAACCAAGCTTCACCTGCCCCGGGAAATTAAGAAAGCACTGGATAAGCGGTATAAGAAACGCATCGCCTTCACGGGACACCATGAATCTCACGCAGCCAGTGCCTTCTTTCCCTCACCTTACGAGGAATCCGCCCTTTTGACCCTGGATGGGGTGGGTGAATGGGATACCGTTACCATCGGGCACGGAAAAGGAAATGAGATTGAGTTGATAAAGTCACTCCACTTTCCCCACTCACTTGGGCTCCTTTACAGCGCATTCACCTATTTCTGCGGATTCCGTGTTAATTCGGGTGAGTATAAGCTCATGGGGCTCGCGCCCTATGGTGAGCCAAAATATGCAGACAAGATTTTAGAGCACCTGATCGACCTGAAAGAAGATGGCTCCCTTGCCATGAACATGAAGTATTTCAACTACTGCCAGGGTCTAACGATGACCTCCCCAGAGATGGATGCTTTGTTCGATGGACCTCCCAGGACTTCTGAGACTGAGATTTCACAACGTGAAATGGATTTGGCCGCGTCCATCCAAAAGGTAACTGAAGAGGCTGTTTTCCGCATGGCCAAAACAGCCAAGAAGCTAACGGGTTCCAAGAACCTCTGTCTGGCCGGAGGGGTTGCGTTGAATTGTGTAGCCAATGGTAAGCTGCTTCGTTCCGGGATTTTTGAAAATGTCTTTATCACGCCCGCATCCGGTGACGCCGGAGGAGCATTGGGAGCGGCCTTGTTCGTGCACCACCAATTGCTGAAAAATGAGCGTAAGGTTGTCGAAGGTAAGGACTCCATCAAAGGATCATTTCTGGGACCTGTTCATAAGAATGAGGACATCAAGGCATTCCTCGATAAAAGGGACATCCCTTACAACTATTTTGAAAAGGAAGAAGAGCTTCTAGAAGCCACCGCCAATGAAATGGTGGACCTGAATGTGATAGGCTGGTTCAGCGGCCGCATGGAATTCGGACCACGTGCTTTGGGAGGCCGAAGTATCATCGGTGATCCAAGAAGTGAGGCAATGCAGTCGCAAATGAACTTACGTATTAAGTTCCGTGAGTCGTTCCGTCCTTTCGCTCCCTGCGTATTGGCCGAAGAAGTGAGCGATTATTTTGATCTCGATCGCGAATCGCCCTACATGCTTATCGTCGCCGATGTTAAGAAAGAGCATTGGAATGAACTCACGGAAGAACAACGCGAGCAGATGAAACATCCGGATCTTCGCAAACGGGTCAATGTACCTCGCTCTACGCTACCTGCGATTACCCATGTTGACATGAGTGCCCGTATTCAAACCGTCGATGAAGAACGCCACGGACGTTACTATCGACTGATGAAAGAGTTTAAACGCCAAACCGGTTGCGGTGTCATCGTGAACACCTCGTTCAACATTCGCGGTGAACCCATCGTTAATACGCCGGCCGACGCCTACCGTTGTTTTATGGCGAGTGATATGGATGTCCTCGTCCTCGAGAACTGCCTTCTCCGTAAGAAGGAACAACCCCTAATAGACGAAGCCACTAAGAAAAAATATATCGAAAGCTTCGATCTCGATTAA
- a CDS encoding nickel-responsive transcriptional regulator NikR encodes MASERGFHNRSQAISEMIQERVNAHHREDDDMIMAGTITLFYDSTKPGLLQKLKKVQREHVEEVISTHDVLLEGNYIMEVVLVQGPVKNLRFITDRMLTCKGVSSGELSLTSKIMPPVHGR; translated from the coding sequence ATGGCGTCTGAGCGTGGGTTTCATAATCGCTCCCAGGCTATCTCCGAGATGATTCAGGAACGGGTGAATGCCCATCATCGGGAGGATGACGACATGATCATGGCTGGAACGATCACATTGTTCTATGATTCGACCAAGCCAGGGCTCCTGCAAAAGCTCAAAAAGGTCCAACGCGAACATGTCGAAGAAGTCATCAGCACCCACGACGTATTACTCGAAGGTAATTACATTATGGAGGTGGTTCTGGTTCAGGGTCCGGTTAAGAACCTGCGGTTTATCACTGATCGTATGTTGACCTGCAAAGGCGTCAGTTCGGGCGAACTCAGCCTTACTTCAAAGATCATGCCTCCAGTGCATGGGCGGTGA
- a CDS encoding HupE/UreJ family protein, whose translation MLIAACFFGAGSLSAHLLNMTQVQLLIDQEGKVEVEVKVDLSKELETPDAYYAFSQLDSEAAMSEQDELWSILAESIDIRINAQSLPLKVTSVLPPEDASKKNFENPFIWPRTQVALSGHIPSIEGTMQVTFLPQMNFEEPIALTMRSAITGKSKSRWLVASQSSPLFIVNREVPDTIAADANEAPTLEVFSNYVRLGFLHILPGGWDHLLFVLGIFLAASNGRQLLLQVSVFTVAHTFTLGLASYRIIEPPVQLIELLIALSILWIGVENTFRFKHPKTRLALIGAFGLLHGMGFASALSGLMEPQADFLLSLFAFNIGVELGQLSFLILLFMAVAWFRKRPWYHRRIVLPVSLSISMVALFWVVQRF comes from the coding sequence ATGCTCATAGCGGCCTGCTTCTTTGGGGCAGGCTCTCTATCGGCCCATCTGCTCAACATGACCCAGGTTCAACTTTTGATTGACCAGGAGGGGAAGGTTGAGGTGGAGGTTAAGGTTGATCTTTCTAAAGAGCTTGAAACGCCGGACGCCTATTATGCCTTTTCGCAGTTGGACTCAGAAGCCGCAATGTCGGAACAGGATGAGCTTTGGAGTATCTTGGCCGAATCTATCGATATTCGCATCAATGCCCAATCCCTGCCCCTTAAGGTGACATCGGTGCTACCTCCGGAAGACGCGTCAAAAAAGAATTTTGAAAACCCGTTTATCTGGCCGAGAACTCAAGTCGCCTTATCCGGGCATATTCCTTCAATCGAAGGGACCATGCAGGTGACTTTCTTGCCGCAGATGAATTTTGAAGAACCGATCGCGCTTACAATGCGTTCCGCCATTACAGGTAAGAGCAAGAGCCGCTGGCTGGTGGCTAGTCAATCGAGTCCTCTTTTTATTGTTAACAGAGAGGTCCCGGATACGATCGCCGCTGATGCCAATGAGGCTCCGACCTTAGAAGTATTCAGCAATTATGTGCGACTGGGTTTTCTTCACATTCTCCCCGGGGGATGGGATCATCTGCTGTTTGTCTTGGGTATTTTCCTGGCTGCGTCCAATGGGCGTCAGCTCCTGCTGCAGGTCAGTGTATTTACAGTAGCGCATACTTTCACTCTGGGATTAGCCAGCTATCGTATTATTGAGCCACCTGTACAGTTGATAGAACTCTTGATCGCCTTATCCATTTTATGGATTGGAGTTGAGAATACCTTCCGATTCAAACATCCCAAAACTCGCTTGGCATTGATTGGAGCCTTTGGCTTGTTGCATGGCATGGGCTTTGCGTCCGCACTGTCCGGGCTTATGGAACCACAAGCTGACTTTTTACTCTCTCTCTTTGCCTTCAATATCGGCGTTGAGTTGGGACAGCTGAGCTTTCTTATTTTACTCTTTATGGCTGTAGCCTGGTTTCGAAAACGTCCCTGGTATCATCGACGGATCGTGCTTCCCGTATCCCTGAGCATTTCAATGGTGGCTCTATTTTGGGTAGTGCAACGGTTCTAG
- a CDS encoding amidohydrolase family protein, with protein sequence MIIRSALCLLFFLLVPLFATGYDLKEEVEIRQSLLATALERESADLIIRGPTVLNVFTSEWLPDQDIVIKGKRIAWVGATGTWGGEALAEIDARNEWAVPGFGESHKHIESSYLTPEYEAALVIPRGNTWTMEGSHELSNVVGNYNAEFWLKAEDAGSPLKIFPTIGSATPPTVYEFGGGYYGHKEMDGFMKYDIRVPGLGEVMDWPAVSNPDSPGNERIWGMIRATWENRGVVEGHGSGLYTPNEINAFSAAGLSSDHEVRRNEEGLIKVRAGVFLEVRPDTARTLFPYLIENGLSDWSNISVTTDDRDVAATIQLGAMDYNIRNAITSGVPVIAAYQMGSYNTARHFHVEHLVGSVAPGRFADVVLLDDPETVSITRVIANGKLASKGTQYLLEVPTISYPDWIAKTMNVGRTLKADDFIIQAPEGRTEVNIALMQPFYFAPEFMRDTMPVRNGIVYPDTIREISKVAVVDRYHGNAAVSKMFWKNVGPITAKSALASSQSHDLHNIWVLGNDDDAMALAANTVADMQGGWALVSEGEVVATVRLELAGLITARPVNEVAAEVEALHNAADEMDWIGSPGLPERMRFAFLTASPWQWQLVAPYEGNEGGFVNVTNGETHPVVW encoded by the coding sequence ATGATTATTCGCTCTGCGCTATGCCTGTTATTTTTCTTGCTCGTTCCATTGTTTGCGACGGGCTACGACCTCAAAGAAGAGGTAGAGATTCGCCAATCTCTGCTTGCCACGGCCCTGGAACGGGAATCAGCAGACCTGATCATCCGCGGGCCTACGGTTTTGAATGTCTTTACCAGCGAATGGTTGCCGGATCAGGATATTGTTATCAAAGGCAAGCGTATTGCCTGGGTAGGAGCTACGGGTACCTGGGGCGGAGAAGCACTTGCTGAAATCGATGCGCGGAATGAGTGGGCGGTTCCCGGCTTTGGAGAATCCCACAAGCATATAGAAAGCAGCTATCTCACACCCGAGTACGAGGCCGCCCTGGTGATTCCCCGCGGTAATACATGGACGATGGAAGGGTCCCACGAATTGTCCAATGTGGTGGGCAATTATAATGCCGAGTTTTGGCTCAAGGCGGAAGATGCGGGAAGTCCGCTAAAGATTTTCCCGACCATTGGATCGGCGACTCCGCCCACGGTCTATGAATTTGGAGGTGGCTACTACGGTCACAAAGAAATGGATGGTTTTATGAAATACGACATCCGTGTCCCAGGCCTCGGTGAGGTTATGGATTGGCCGGCAGTCAGTAATCCGGATTCACCGGGTAATGAACGCATCTGGGGAATGATCCGTGCCACCTGGGAAAACCGTGGAGTGGTGGAAGGGCATGGATCGGGCTTGTATACTCCCAACGAGATCAATGCGTTTTCGGCCGCCGGGTTGTCGTCCGACCACGAAGTACGCCGGAATGAGGAAGGACTGATCAAGGTGCGCGCCGGGGTGTTTCTCGAAGTGCGACCTGATACGGCTCGGACGCTTTTCCCTTACCTGATAGAAAATGGGCTAAGCGATTGGAGTAATATTTCGGTAACCACGGATGACCGGGACGTAGCCGCCACAATTCAGCTTGGTGCTATGGATTACAATATCCGCAACGCCATCACGAGTGGTGTTCCGGTAATCGCAGCCTACCAGATGGGAAGTTATAACACTGCGCGGCATTTTCATGTGGAACACCTCGTTGGTTCTGTTGCCCCCGGTCGGTTTGCAGATGTGGTTCTACTGGATGATCCTGAGACCGTTTCAATTACCCGGGTCATCGCGAATGGCAAACTCGCCTCCAAAGGTACGCAGTACCTGCTCGAGGTTCCTACGATCAGCTATCCCGATTGGATAGCGAAGACGATGAACGTCGGCCGGACTCTGAAGGCGGACGATTTTATCATTCAGGCACCTGAAGGTAGGACAGAAGTGAATATTGCTTTGATGCAGCCCTTCTATTTTGCACCTGAGTTCATGAGAGATACAATGCCAGTAAGGAACGGTATTGTTTATCCTGATACGATCAGAGAAATCAGCAAAGTAGCAGTTGTCGATCGGTATCATGGCAATGCTGCAGTCTCCAAAATGTTTTGGAAGAACGTGGGACCCATCACTGCCAAATCCGCCCTTGCCAGCTCGCAGTCGCACGACCTGCACAATATCTGGGTTTTGGGAAATGACGATGACGCGATGGCTTTGGCAGCCAATACCGTCGCTGACATGCAAGGTGGATGGGCCCTCGTCTCAGAAGGTGAAGTCGTAGCTACCGTACGTTTGGAGCTGGCGGGCTTGATCACTGCCAGGCCGGTGAACGAAGTGGCAGCTGAAGTCGAAGCCCTTCACAACGCTGCCGATGAGATGGATTGGATTGGCAGCCCGGGATTACCTGAAAGGATGCGTTTTGCATTCCTTACTGCATCGCCCTGGCAATGGCAATTGGTTGCTCCCTACGAGGGAAATGAAGGCGGCTTTGTGAATGTGACCAACGGAGAAACGCACCCGGTTGTTTGGTGA
- a CDS encoding MBL fold metallo-hydrolase yields the protein MAMRFTILGSSSSGNCSLLATNHCKILIDAGYTGKQVCNLLASVGESIEDVDAVFLTHEHSDHTAGIRGLSRFEHLEFYANRDTAQAVQSKLKKRPAWKLFDTGSTFDFRDLTVTSFSIPHDAYDPVGFVFKNGNGDLFTPHRSLAWATDLGYVSELVRERIRHVDVLVLEANHDADMLNQDTKRPWSVKQRIIGRHGHLSNRAAKELLDSMEEPWWKRVYLAHLSKDCNSVEKVAATVTNGKHHQRNYEIHVVPPGETLPPFEI from the coding sequence ATGGCAATGCGCTTCACCATTTTGGGAAGCAGCAGCTCTGGCAACTGCAGCCTCCTTGCTACCAACCACTGTAAAATCCTGATCGACGCCGGCTACACGGGCAAACAAGTATGCAACTTGTTGGCCTCCGTGGGTGAATCGATCGAGGACGTGGACGCTGTGTTCCTAACTCATGAACACTCCGATCACACAGCTGGAATCCGGGGGTTGAGTCGCTTTGAGCACCTGGAATTTTACGCCAATCGAGATACCGCACAGGCGGTGCAATCGAAGTTGAAGAAGCGACCGGCCTGGAAGCTATTTGATACCGGAAGCACGTTTGATTTTCGCGACCTCACGGTCACCAGTTTTTCCATCCCACACGATGCTTACGACCCTGTGGGCTTTGTGTTTAAAAATGGCAATGGCGATCTCTTTACCCCTCACCGAAGCCTGGCCTGGGCGACCGACCTGGGCTATGTGTCGGAGCTCGTTCGTGAACGGATTCGCCACGTCGATGTACTAGTCCTCGAAGCCAACCACGACGCGGACATGCTCAATCAGGACACCAAGCGTCCCTGGTCAGTAAAACAGCGTATTATAGGTCGCCATGGGCACCTGTCGAATCGCGCGGCGAAGGAGTTGCTCGATTCCATGGAAGAACCCTGGTGGAAGCGCGTTTATCTTGCTCATCTAAGTAAGGACTGTAACTCCGTGGAGAAAGTAGCAGCTACGGTTACGAATGGAAAACATCACCAGCGGAACTATGAGATCCACGTGGTGCCACCTGGAGAGACCCTCCCTCCCTTCGAGATCTGA
- the pyk gene encoding pyruvate kinase, translated as MKQLYRHTKIIFTIGPATESEEMLEQLINEGVDVCRINMAHATHEWTKTTVARIRMVSEKLGREISIMMDIKGPEIRTCPLDEAIQLKEGDRVDLSTEANTFKRDEDGGYPVLGVNYPSLIEDLSAGNKIQVDNGLLKFEVLEVTDSRIQCKVLIGGKLTSRRHINLPGVKVNLPAITQKDKNDVQVGVEAGVDQFALSFVREATDIDTLREHLVSIGSQSRVVAKIEDQTAISNLDEIIRAADSLMVARGDLGIECSLEELPIIQRKAVKKCLKLGKPVIVATHMLESMIENPVPTRAEVTDVANAVFEQADCIMLSGETTIGKFPLECVKVFKRIALRIERSGGAGFAEGRILKGPKTMMLRSAKILAEELKDTPILVFTRTGRLGEILSSLRCQAPIYAFTDRPRILRHLVTLWGIEPFSMEFDEDPEQTIQDAFKVMLERDWVKKGQTLVVITNALAHGRIIDTLQLRYVD; from the coding sequence ATGAAACAATTGTACCGACATACCAAAATCATTTTCACGATAGGGCCCGCAACCGAAAGCGAAGAGATGCTCGAGCAGCTCATCAACGAAGGGGTCGATGTCTGCCGCATTAATATGGCTCATGCTACTCACGAATGGACCAAAACCACCGTGGCACGTATTCGGATGGTCAGTGAAAAATTGGGTAGAGAGATTTCCATAATGATGGATATCAAAGGGCCAGAGATTCGGACCTGTCCTCTGGATGAAGCGATCCAATTGAAGGAAGGGGACCGGGTTGACCTTTCCACCGAAGCAAACACATTCAAACGGGACGAAGATGGGGGCTATCCCGTTCTAGGAGTGAACTACCCTTCCCTCATTGAGGACTTGTCCGCTGGAAACAAAATCCAAGTCGATAATGGACTGCTCAAGTTTGAAGTATTGGAGGTGACTGATTCCAGAATCCAATGCAAAGTTCTGATTGGGGGTAAGCTAACAAGTAGGCGCCACATAAACCTTCCGGGAGTAAAGGTGAACCTACCGGCGATCACCCAAAAGGACAAAAACGATGTTCAAGTGGGAGTCGAAGCCGGGGTGGACCAATTTGCCCTCTCCTTCGTCAGGGAAGCCACCGACATAGATACTTTGCGTGAGCATTTAGTGAGCATTGGATCTCAATCCAGAGTTGTGGCTAAGATTGAGGATCAGACAGCCATCAGCAATCTCGACGAAATCATTCGAGCTGCCGACAGCCTGATGGTTGCTCGGGGAGATCTGGGAATTGAGTGTTCTTTGGAGGAACTGCCCATCATACAGCGCAAAGCAGTTAAGAAGTGTTTGAAACTGGGCAAACCGGTCATCGTTGCGACCCACATGCTGGAATCGATGATTGAAAATCCGGTGCCTACGCGAGCAGAAGTTACCGATGTAGCAAACGCCGTCTTTGAGCAAGCGGACTGCATCATGCTTTCGGGCGAAACCACAATTGGAAAATTTCCCCTGGAGTGTGTGAAGGTGTTCAAGCGGATCGCACTTCGCATCGAAAGATCTGGTGGAGCGGGCTTCGCGGAAGGCCGCATACTCAAAGGACCCAAGACGATGATGCTCCGCTCGGCAAAGATCTTGGCCGAAGAACTTAAAGATACTCCGATCTTGGTGTTTACCCGTACAGGTAGATTGGGAGAGATTCTTTCATCTTTGAGATGCCAAGCCCCCATCTATGCCTTTACCGATCGCCCACGTATACTCAGGCACTTGGTCACCCTTTGGGGAATAGAACCTTTCTCAATGGAATTCGATGAGGATCCTGAACAAACGATTCAAGACGCTTTCAAGGTGATGCTAGAAAGAGACTGGGTCAAAAAAGGGCAAACACTGGTCGTCATTACCAACGCCCTGGCCCATGGCCGCATCATCGATACCCTGCAATTGAGGTATGTGGATTAG
- a CDS encoding VacJ family lipoprotein yields MIGDFNVASVVTPRKKLQDSGVHTLSSVATLFCLSLFLAKPLSAQDSFLSDEDLFEEEFEEVHTVPDPLIGLNRTLFEFNDFFYMKLLGPVAQFYHDVTPDPVENGLSNFFDNVKFPVRLAGNLLQLKVEESFQETGKFLVNSTIGLAGFHKASDQFEGLNPPVEDIGQALGAWGVGEGFYIVLPFLGPTNARDFVGRYCDRWAHPVSEPWTLLDDSTDRTIFGVVDFVSDSPRLIYTYMHFTESAIDPYEAMKDGLSQYRMSQISE; encoded by the coding sequence ATGATAGGTGACTTTAATGTAGCATCGGTGGTGACACCGAGGAAGAAATTGCAGGACTCGGGGGTCCACACTCTTTCGAGCGTGGCTACCTTATTTTGCCTCAGCCTCTTTTTGGCGAAGCCACTCTCTGCCCAAGACTCTTTTCTTAGCGATGAGGACCTCTTTGAGGAAGAGTTTGAGGAGGTGCATACTGTTCCGGATCCCCTGATTGGGCTCAATCGGACCCTCTTTGAGTTTAATGATTTTTTCTACATGAAGCTGCTGGGGCCTGTAGCTCAGTTTTATCATGATGTCACACCAGATCCGGTTGAGAATGGATTGAGCAATTTTTTCGACAATGTGAAGTTTCCTGTGCGCTTAGCAGGAAATCTATTGCAGCTAAAAGTGGAGGAATCTTTCCAGGAGACCGGAAAGTTCCTGGTGAACTCAACGATTGGGTTGGCAGGATTTCATAAGGCTTCCGATCAGTTTGAGGGATTGAATCCCCCCGTTGAAGATATTGGCCAGGCGCTGGGTGCCTGGGGTGTCGGTGAAGGCTTTTATATAGTGCTTCCGTTTTTAGGCCCTACCAATGCGCGTGACTTTGTCGGGCGCTATTGTGATCGTTGGGCGCACCCGGTTTCCGAGCCTTGGACCTTATTGGATGATTCTACAGATCGGACGATTTTTGGAGTAGTTGATTTTGTATCTGACTCGCCGCGTTTGATTTACACCTACATGCACTTCACTGAATCTGCGATCGATCCCTATGAAGCAATGAAGGATGGGCTCAGTCAGTATCGGATGAGCCAGATTTCCGAGTAA
- a CDS encoding ABC transporter substrate-binding protein, with protein sequence MKPHLLNKPLIVLVSSILISIPLFGQDKPEEKLQATVEAVIDVMYQADDSMSVEQLRTQVLEALEQSFSFDVLVRRTLGRNWAKLSEDQQKQIIDLATELMIHTYTKEFKKGVRPTVSFEKPLELSANKIEISSVLTLPDNKINLSYRLARLESGWQVYDLLVEGVSIVSNYRKQFDSHFLKKGGDELIDQLENKLEAL encoded by the coding sequence ATGAAACCACATCTCCTCAACAAGCCCCTCATCGTTCTAGTCAGTTCCATTCTGATCTCCATCCCCCTTTTCGGGCAGGATAAACCAGAGGAAAAACTGCAAGCCACGGTCGAAGCCGTCATCGATGTGATGTACCAGGCTGATGATTCAATGAGCGTTGAACAGCTTCGCACTCAGGTGTTAGAAGCGCTTGAGCAAAGCTTTTCCTTCGATGTGTTGGTGCGTCGCACTTTAGGCCGCAATTGGGCCAAGCTAAGCGAAGACCAACAGAAGCAGATTATTGACCTGGCAACCGAGTTGATGATTCACACTTATACCAAGGAGTTCAAAAAAGGTGTGCGCCCAACGGTAAGTTTTGAAAAGCCTTTAGAGTTGTCAGCCAACAAAATCGAAATTTCTTCGGTGCTTACGCTGCCGGACAATAAGATCAACTTGTCTTACCGTTTGGCTCGCCTGGAATCGGGTTGGCAGGTCTACGATCTGCTCGTCGAGGGTGTGAGCATCGTAAGTAATTATCGCAAGCAGTTTGACTCTCATTTTCTTAAGAAGGGTGGGGACGAGCTCATTGACCAATTAGAGAATAAATTGGAAGCGCTATGA
- the mlaD gene encoding outer membrane lipid asymmetry maintenance protein MlaD, with the protein MNSKKVELTVGIFVLIGLIAILYLALQVGSNRWAGDHYSLQARFLNAGGLNEGSSVQIAGVKVGTVGSITLNKEQMVAMVEIKLPTGLVLDDDTIASIKSTGLIGDKFLALNPGGSRIPLEAGEVIVDTESAVDIEDLISRFAFGSIDEE; encoded by the coding sequence ATGAACTCTAAAAAAGTAGAACTCACCGTCGGAATCTTTGTCCTTATCGGCTTGATCGCCATCTTGTATCTGGCGCTTCAGGTCGGCAGTAATCGTTGGGCTGGCGATCACTACAGTTTGCAGGCTCGTTTTCTAAATGCCGGTGGGCTCAACGAAGGCAGTTCCGTGCAGATAGCCGGCGTCAAGGTGGGAACAGTTGGCAGCATTACTCTTAATAAGGAACAAATGGTCGCCATGGTAGAAATCAAACTGCCGACAGGCCTGGTACTCGACGACGATACGATCGCTTCCATCAAATCAACCGGATTGATTGGAGATAAATTTCTCGCTCTCAACCCAGGTGGCTCGAGGATTCCTCTTGAAGCCGGTGAAGTCATTGTCGATACCGAATCAGCTGTCGACATTGAGGACCTCATCAGTCGGTTTGCCTTCGGCAGTATTGACGAAGAATAG
- a CDS encoding ATP-binding cassette domain-containing protein: MSASKLLIQGLSKRFGDQVILDTIDLEVPLGKHTTLIGRSGIGKSVFLKCIAGLLEADAGTIALDNGDPVPHCSYLFQQNALFDSMTVFDNVALPVRESERVSKSELNDRVTAMLAKLDLENASAKYPAEISGGMQKRVALARALITQPEIILFDEPTTGLDPERKFSVFDMIRQYRQQFGFTVIMVSHDVPEVFEISDQVAWLDQGKIAFWGSPSELLTNSPSDLKTFLEPKLQSIS; this comes from the coding sequence ATGAGCGCATCCAAATTATTGATACAGGGGCTCAGTAAACGATTTGGTGATCAGGTGATCTTGGATACGATCGATCTGGAAGTTCCGCTTGGCAAGCACACCACTCTCATTGGAAGAAGTGGCATTGGGAAGTCCGTATTTTTGAAATGTATTGCTGGATTGCTCGAAGCTGATGCGGGAACGATTGCCTTGGACAATGGTGATCCCGTCCCTCACTGCAGCTACCTCTTTCAGCAGAACGCACTCTTCGACTCGATGACCGTATTCGATAATGTAGCTCTGCCGGTTCGAGAAAGTGAGCGCGTTTCGAAGTCTGAGCTTAACGATCGTGTCACTGCTATGCTGGCAAAGCTCGACCTTGAAAATGCGTCGGCAAAATACCCGGCCGAAATATCCGGTGGTATGCAGAAACGGGTAGCGCTTGCTCGGGCATTGATTACCCAGCCAGAGATCATCCTCTTTGATGAACCGACTACGGGTCTCGATCCCGAACGCAAATTTAGCGTCTTCGATATGATTCGTCAGTACCGTCAGCAATTTGGTTTCACCGTGATCATGGTCAGCCACGATGTTCCTGAGGTGTTTGAAATCTCTGACCAGGTCGCCTGGCTCGACCAGGGCAAGATTGCGTTCTGGGGATCGCCCTCTGAATTACTTACGAACTCGCCTTCCGATTTAAAAACCTTTCTGGAACCTAAACTCCAATCCATTTCATGA